The Megachile rotundata isolate GNS110a chromosome 3, iyMegRotu1, whole genome shotgun sequence genome includes a window with the following:
- the LOC105662132 gene encoding alpha-2-macroglobulin-P-like, with amino-acid sequence MDKLMIFIVLCCSVGFLQCNADNLEKKRGYVFTIPYKLPIGVTTTGCISLQNVEPPAYITTELLHQSKVISTASYNLTTGTKACLKLNVPMIKTTDAKIRLTIKFAKYPDDVVYEEKKVEITQHSRFIVVQTDKGMYRPGEEVIIRALQYNQDFTPVNEPIPYMYIKNPTDNTIIEWKKLSTENGMRQMKFYLSSGAKLGKWVILTKMYPNVDHYTLSHFEVRAEGYINYEVKIIPPPYILADAPKLTWKICVRYNYGVPVRGTLVTKLTPYAPDGTNPLEETVKKIELKSPDGCTLETKIIPCAPKTPNPFEEVIKKLEHGSTLVRKLTPYTHNAPNPFEEMVQHLNSPDGCTEIVTSGAVLNLDRWSVLPIEIDLTANFTEYETGITQSDFSRTEILYESIKLKFAPTMPRYFKLDAPYHGKIIVLKPDNTPVPNEIIQLCIETTGNDDYIRHVQECRDFTSSSDGSVEFIIPPQRRNTTSLTIIASAVNYPTKYYFKPDHWKNFMNQPVAQIILYPLYSASNSYVVVIEEKERPTCFKNYTFNVMYTLPDCTEYDSPITFHYSVNSRSGILLDEHITHQPNVDTVLDYSQVDNLLGALKASRKRYCLDPLVHRFQITIQITPDMATRSELLVYYVRPDGEIVSASHVINVDYCYNNNVNAEWNTTIVYTPGENVKYIVQAAPDSLCTISLVESVPDLPGIPYYKIDDNKVFSEVMNNNPISMEGIMLQSGCKDITDNTKKRELAENRVDVLNHGPVHYVYEMQAFNDFGALVMTNMKQSTQSCSQVFTKKLPNNEPPSRDISVKKSIAEISLLKSYFPETWFWDLEPLENMSNISIDHLYVPDKMGTWTAHTACMSPTRGLGIAPIRILQDRRPFFFDYDVPPVTKVGEMIIVNITIHNYLNRKIPVTLKMKMDGFDVYRSQLNISFCVQPLDTLHYQYFIIPRKIGLYNVVAHISIDKENTIFCAGPDIPDSRIEVTKPVKVVGEGFEVERSTTALLCTVNASIDLKYTFNVTYPTEVYVIEETIESSLFVVGNMLGLTPDNLKELVKVPTGCGEQNIAKFVPNIFVITFIDTLKIRHITMRGSAISNLERGYQTELNYRVNDGSYSTFVNSPSSIWLSAFVLKAFALAQKYIYISKTELQQTADWIVKQQLPNGCFPMIGSLVHKDMKGGLENDDSTAPLTVFILNSLLESNLTVPNATIENAMSCIERERAYLNSSLYTKIMTTYTLTLLNHTTAETAVKEMLNISNSGVDTLWWADSKHNSLGSSIEMTSYMILAMSRLCEGKNATDSAKAVRWLLKHKNSAGGFVSTQDTALALQALTTYAVLGGSKSVNLNISVKAGQLERSYKLKNDTAMTPLVVRFPDKPPSVNLLVQGYGCAVAQINVKYNILPQPSQHFDVSVTVRSVVAGKCNILEFTPCARYKGSDGYTNMAILEVSMLTGYMPDRDSLDLLLTSRKIQKYEIENNDLHLYFDKLVKENTCVSFKARKQIDVNNFKPTNVKVYDYYRPELYAMATYTINQECNTTVPTTKDDKFSICVPVKNTTGSVIIIPNTVDDANTTDTNKDEDKPKKEPDCPVCVDNLPLNITDVYCSAKSVGKVYFRSKSEMQTITDMSPSRNVKRSRFITKLKIDPDCTCSVVEKVGYLALVVSKDKDYIPTKPKELTLDKSYIIYALPNIENLPCEVADARVACLKEKRLDCL; translated from the exons ATGGATAAATTAATGATATTTATCGTACTTTGTTGTTCAGTGGGATTTTTGCAATGCAATGCAGATAATTTGGAGAAGAAACG GGGTTATGTGTTTACAATACCATATAAACTTCCAATTGGTGTAACTACGACAGGATGCATATCTTTGCAAAACGTAGAACCACCAGCGTATATTACTACCGAATTATTGCACCAAAGCAAAGTAATTTCCACTGCCAGCTACAATTTAACAACAG GTACTAAAGCATGTTTGAAACTGAATGTTCCGATGATAAAAACAACGGATGCGAAGATTCGACTTACGATcaaatttgctaaataccctgaTGATGTAGTGTATGAGGAGAAAAAAGTCGAAATTACTCAACATTCCCGCTTCATTGTCGTGCAGACGGATAAAGGAATGTACCGGCCTGGTGAAGAAGTTATTATCCGCGCATTGCAATACAATCAAGATTTCACGCCTGTGAATGAACCG ATTccatacatgtatataaaaaATCCGACGGATAATACGATAATTGAATGGAAAAAGCTGAGTACGGAAAATGGGATGAGGCAGATGAAGTTCTATTTGAGTTCGGGTGCGAAACtg GGAAAATGGGTCATTTTGACGAAGATGTACCCAAACGTTGATCATTATACTCTTTCTCATTTTGAAGTTAGAGCTGAAGGTTATATAAACTATGAGGTAAAAATAATTCCTCCGCCCTATATACTGGCAGATGCACCAAAACTAACATGGAAGATATGTGTCAG ATACAATTACGGTGTGCCAGTAAGAGGTACTTTAGTGACAAAGTTAACTCCGTACGCACCTGATGGGACAAACCCCTTGGAAGAGACGGTTAAAAAGATCGAG TTGAAGTCGCCGGATGGATGTACTTTGGAGACAAAGATAATTCCATGTGCACCTAAGACGCCAAATCCCTTTGAAGAGGTGATTAAAAAACTCGAG CATGGAAGTACTTTGGTGAGGAAGTTAACTCCGTATACACATAACGCGCCAAACCCCTTTGAAGAGATGGTTCAACAC TTGAATTCACCGGATGGATGTACGGAAATTGTAACTTCCGGAGCAGTTCTTAATTTGGATCGATGGAGTGTCCTGCCCATCGAAATAGATTTGACGGCGAATTTTACGGAGTACGAAACAGGAATTACGCAAAGCGATTTTTCTAGGACGGAGATTTTGTACGAAtccatcaaattaaaattcgcACCGACCATGCCCAGATACTTTAAGCTGGACGCGCCTTATCATGGAAAA aTAATAGTTTTAAAACCGGACAATACTCCAGTTCCAAACGAGATAATTCAACTTTGCATAGAAACCACCGGAAATGATGACTATATTCGACACGTTCAAGAGTGTCGCGATTTCACATCTTCTTCTGACGGTTCTGTTGAATTTATCATACCACCCCAACGCAGAAATACCACTTCGTTAACTATAATTGCATCTGCAGTTAATTATCCAACGAAATATTACTTCAAGCCTGATCACTGGAAG AACTTCATGAATCAACCTGTAGCGCAAATTATCTTGTATCCGTTATACTCTGCATCTAATAGTTACGTAGTTGTAATCGAAGAAAAGGAACGCCCAACATGTTTCAAGAACTATACTTTCAACGTGATGTATACGCTACCTGATTGCACTGAATACGACAGTCCCATTACATTCCATTACTCTGTGAATTCGAGAAGCGGTATTTTGTTGGACGAACACATAACACATCAGCCAAATGTAGATACAGTATTGGACTATTCGCAGGTTGACAATTTATTGGGTGCTCTGAAAGCTTCTCGAAAGAGATACTGTCTGGATCCTCTTGTACACag ATTTCAAATAACCATACAAATAACACCAGACATGGCCACAAGGTCCGAATTACTGGTTTATTACGTGCGACCGGATGGTGAAATCGTGTCTGCAAGCCACGTAATAAACGTCGATTATTGTTACAATAACAATGTGAATGCCGAATGGAATACCACCATTGTTTATACACCAGGAGAAAATGTTAAATACATTGTACAAGCTGCACCAGACTCTCTTTGTACAATATCACTCGTTGAATCAGTACCTGATCTACCCGGAATACCTTATTACAAGATTGATGATAACAAAGTGTTCAGCGAGGTGATGAACAATAATCCAATTTCTATGGAGGGCATCATGTTACAGTCTGGTTGTAAAG ATATTACGGACAATACAAAGAAGAGAGAACTTGCGGAAAACCGAGTGGATGTTCTGAATCATGGGCCAGTTCATTATGTATATGAGATGCAAGCTTTCAAT GATTTCGGAGCGCTGGTGATGACGAATATGAAACAATCCACGCAATCATGTTCGCAAGTATTTACAAAAAAACTGCCTAACAACGAACCGCCCTCACGTG ATATATCGGTTAAAAAAAGTATAGCTGAAATTTCTCTGCTTAAGTCATACTTCCCGGAAACATGGTTTTGGGACCTCGAGCCTCTTGA AAATATGAGCAATATATCAATAGACCATCTGTACGTACCGGACAAGATGGGTACTTGGACCGCCCATACAGCATGCATGTCGCCAACACGTGGTCTGGGAATAGCACCAATACGAATCTTACAAGATAGACGACCTTTCTTCTTCGATTATGACGTACCACCTGTTACGAAAGTTGGCGAAATGATAATCGTGAACATCACCATCCACAACTACTTGAACCGGAAAATACCT GTCACTCTCAAGATGAAAATGGACGGATTCGATGTCTATCGTTCGCAGCTAAATATATCTTTTTGCGTACAACCACTAGACACATTACACTACCAATACTTTATAATACCACGGAAGATTGGATTATATAATGTTGTAGCTCACATTTCTATTGACAAGGAGAATACTATATTCTGCGCCGGACCAGATATACCTGACTCACG GATCGAGGTTACGAAACCAGTTAAAGTTGTGGGAGAAGGTTTCGAAGTAGAAAGATCGACCACAGCGTTGCTTTGTACGGTGAACGCTTCTATTGATTTGAAATACACGTTCAATGTGACATACCCCACCGAGGTATATGTCATAGAGGAGACTATAGAATCGAGCCTGTTTGTGGTAGGAAATATGCTAGGATTGACACCTGATAATTTGAAAGAGCTCGTCAAAGTACCGACTGGCTGTGGTGAACAGAATATAGCTAAGTTCGTGCCAAATATATTCGTGATAACGTTTATTGATACTCTGAAGATCAGACACATCACGATGCGAGGAAGTGCGATCAGTAATTTGGAACGAG GATATCAGACGGAGCTCAACTATAGAGTTAACGATGGTTCGTACTCAACATTCGTAAACTCTCCAAGTTCCATATGGCTGAGCGCGTTCGTGTTAAAAGCGTTTGCATTGGCTCAAAAATATATCTACATCAGTAAAACTGAACTTCAGCAAACTGCAGACTGGATTGTGAAACAACAGTTGCCTAATGGCTGTTTCCCCATGATAGGATCACTTGTTCACAAAGATATGAAG GGTGGTCTTGAAAATGACGATTCAACGGCGCCACTGACAGTCTTCATCTTAAACTCGCTGCTCGAATCGAACCTTACAGTACCAAACGCTACAATCGAAAATGCAATGTCTTGCATAGAAAGAGAAAGGGCTTATCTCAACAGTAGCCTGTACACCAAGATTATGACTACATACACACTCACTCTGTTGAATCACACGACTGCTGAAACTGCCGTAAAGGAAATGCTGAACATCTCTAATTCTGGAGTG GATACACTATGGTGGGCGGACTCGAAACATAACTCATTAGGTTCGAGTATCGAAATGACATCTTACATGATTCTTGCGATGTCGCGGCTGTGCGAGGGTAAAAATGCGACTGACTCTGCGAAGGCTGTTCGTTGGTTACTGAAGCACAAAAACTCCGCTGGTGGATTTGTGTCTACACAGGACACAGCGCTGGCTTTACAAGCACTTACCACGTATGCTGTGCTAGGAGGCAGTAAATCTGTCAATCTGAATATTTCTGTGAAAGCAGGGCAACTAGAGCGTTCATATAAATTGAAGAATGACACCGCTATGACACCTCTGGTTGTTCGTTTTCCTGATAAACCGCCTTCAGTGAACCTTTTAGTTCAAGGTTACGGCTGCGCTGTGGCACAG ATCAACGTGAAGTACAACATTCTACCTCAGCCCAGTCAACATTTCGACGTGTCGGTTACTGTTCGATCGGTTGTCGCTGGCAAGTGCAACATACTTGAGTTTACACCTTGTGCCCGATACAAGGGGTCAGATGGTTACACCAATATGGCTATACTGGAGGTTTCTATGTTGACCGGTTACATGCCTGATCGAGATAGTTTGGATCTGTTACTTACATCACGAA AGATACAGAAGTAcgagattgaaaataatgatctACATCTTTATTTCGACAAACTTGTTAAGGAAAACACCTGTGTTTCCTTCAAGGCAAGAAAACAGATTGATGTGAACAATTTTAAGCCAACGAATGTGAAAGTTTACGACTATTATCGTCCCGAGCTGTACGCAATGGCC ACGTATACAATTAATCAAGAATGTAATACGACAGTACCGACCACTAAAgatgacaaattttcaatatgcGTGCCGGTAAAGAATACCACAGGATCTGTCATTATAATACCAAACACAGTAGATGATGCGAATACTACTGATACAAATAAG